The sequence ATGCTGTTGGGGAAtgagagcggagcagaagacagatcagcacacacacacaaacacacctgcctctcctgcatgcatctgcaggtgtgcatgcattcaggcacatgggaggggggaagccctcaactgccgcagcatcttggaaAGAGAGGTTGGGGGCGGAGTGTAGGGGGAAGAACAGGGGGAAGCTGGCACACACATGTAGCCACAGATATGGGGGGCGAGcgagtcctgagcttcctcactgcttcttggctccatctgggccaaaggtgaggtctgggcagcctcgcaaataagaataatttttaaaaggaggtgggagtgaagcaggagtcaagaaaggcaggcaggctggctatcaggaaggaagggggaaagcaggctttccttgcagccttccttctttttgctccacgaaaagccctctctcaTTCTGAGGAAGGGCATCCTCAGCAGCGGCAGTGTGAGAAACCCAGAGCTGGGATAATAACcccttcctggtagcacctccctcagcctcctttggcatctgcaatTTGTAGTAtaagcagatgcctgccctccgcactcctgaaagatgctctggtgcttcagtgaagtcctctcctcttgtttggagcaaggggaaggtgtcatctgcagcaacaGTGGGGAGCATACAGCGTCCAGgtagtgactttttaaaaacaaacaaacaaacaatttctTTACTGTTAGCGTCCccttctggattactttgtgggcACCCTgagggtcatggcccccaggttgggaaccaccgaTTTAAAGCATATCCATCACACAGATAGTGTGGACCTGCTCTAAGACCACAATTCCAAACACAAATTAGTAAAATAAACTCCTTTTCACTTAGCTGCAGGATCAGGCTGTAAACACACAAAGCATTTGGTTAAGAAAGGGTTTCATGACAACTCTAATGCAAATCTTTTGTACTTCTAAGAACTAGTTAAATGATCTTACAAAGAACTATTGCCATTTCAAAACATTTGCTCTGTTCTTCCAAAGTTTTAAAGCGATTGTCTGAGCTAGGAGCCCCATCAGGGAATGGGATATAACATCCTGCCCTGCCCTGTCATCTCGCTCCCATTTAGTTTCTCAGAGTTTGGATTTGAATTGGCATATTCATGAATCTGTAGCATTAAGGAAAGGGTTTGTTCAGTCCAACCTGTGACATAAAAGGCTTGCAGACCATCGGGCAGAATGAGAACAGCTGTGACTGGCAGCTGAGTTTGAgtgtcatgaaaaggcagcaaattgttacTTTTCACATTTAGTATTATTGCCTTTTGTttgtgagggagagggagagggagaggagcacTTGTAGGATTTTCTGCCTCTGGTGCCATAAAAAGGAGACTGATGTACCTTGACTGGGGTGGAGATGACCATTTGCTACTCTGATCAAGCTGGAAAATGTATTGGGCCCTACCTTTGTTTTTAGTTTGGAACCTCTGCTAGCTCTAATTAGGAAAGATGAGATCATTCTCCTTCACAAAAACATTCCCCAAGAGCAGGCTTATTTCCTGGGCTTCCTCATTTTTGTCTGATTCACTAGAGTCCAAAAGGAATGAAGGGGGCACTTGCCAGATTTGGGATGGGCAGTTTCTATAGTTACTGAAGCATGTGCATTTGTGGGAGTTCAGGCAGCAATCCTAACCCACCTTGCCTGGGAGaaggccccactgaactcagtgggacttacttctgagtagacctagttaggattgcattgtaaaatcTATCCGTAATCTCCAGTCTTTTCAGACCTGGGACCCACCTTTAAACCAAACATGCCTTTTGGGGACCCACCTCTATACTTTTCTATTTTTATAATCACCACTTTGAATGCTGTGTATCTTTCTGTTTTAAACTTAGGATGGAACAAAACCTGCATTTTCAGGAATGGCCATGAATTCACAAATGCGTCACATTCTGGCTTTTTTTATCTTCGGGGTTTTCCTTTCAATCCTATTTTACATTGCAAAACTATCAGATGAAAACATCCCAAGGAGATACAACCAATCAGCCACCTCGGCCTTGGCGGAAATGTGCAGAGCTATTACGGATGGCAAGAAACATCTTGCACCCCCAAACATGCTGAAGACATCATTTGGGAAATCCAGCTGCAGCAATTATGTGATCCAAAGCCACTACCTTACCAGACCCCTCTCTGCAGAAGAAGCCGCATTTCCTTTAGCCTACGTCATAACCCTGCACAAAGAGTTTGATACTTTTGAGAGGCTCTTCAGGGCGATTTATATGCCCCAAAATGTGTATTGCATCCACGTGGACAAAAAGGCCACGAACAAGTTTAAGAGAAAAGTGGAGCAATTGCTAGGATGCTTCCGGAATGCTTTCCTTGCCTCGGAATCGGAGCGCGTGGTTTATGCTGGTATATCCAGGCTTCAGGCTGACTTGAATTGCATGAAAGATCTTATCACATCGAAAGTGCCTTGGAAATATCTTCTCAACACATGTGGGCAAGATTTCCCTTTGAGAACGAACAAGGAGATTGTTCGGTACCTGAAAGGATT is a genomic window of Rhineura floridana isolate rRhiFlo1 chromosome 1, rRhiFlo1.hap2, whole genome shotgun sequence containing:
- the GCNT2 gene encoding N-acetyllactosaminide beta-1,6-N-acetylglucosaminyl-transferase isoform X1; the protein is MNWLGQTLSERGRMDGTKPAFSGMAMNSQMRHILAFFIFGVFLSILFYIAKLSDENIPRRYNQSATSALAEMCRAITDGKKHLAPPNMLKTSFGKSSCSNYVIQSHYLTRPLSAEEAAFPLAYVITLHKEFDTFERLFRAIYMPQNVYCIHVDKKATNKFKRKVEQLLGCFRNAFLASESERVVYAGISRLQADLNCMKDLITSKVPWKYLLNTCGQDFPLRTNKEIVRYLKGFKGKNITPGVLPPPHIISRTKYIHREQVYSLFSFMLRTFVWKMPAPHNLTIYFGSAYVALSREFADFVLSDPHSLDLLEWSKDTYSPDEHFWVTLNRIPGVPGSMPDARWEGDLRAVKWSNDEKNHGGCHGHYVRGICIYGTGDLKWLLNAKSLFANKFELRTYPPTVECLELNIRERALNQSEIPVEPSWYL
- the GCNT2 gene encoding N-acetyllactosaminide beta-1,6-N-acetylglucosaminyl-transferase isoform X3, translating into MAMNSQMRHILAFFIFGVFLSILFYIAKLSDENIPRRYNQSATSALAEMCRAITDGKKHLAPPNMLKTSFGKSSCSNYVIQSHYLTRPLSAEEAAFPLAYVITLHKEFDTFERLFRAIYMPQNVYCIHVDKKATNKFKRKVEQLLGCFRNAFLASESERVVYAGISRLQADLNCMKDLITSKVPWKYLLNTCGQDFPLRTNKEIVRYLKGFKGKNITPGVLPPPHIISRTKYIHREQVYSLFSFMLRTFVWKMPAPHNLTIYFGSAYVALSREFADFVLSDPHSLDLLEWSKDTYSPDEHFWVTLNRIPGVPGSMPDARWEGDLRAVKWSNDEKNHGGCHGHYVRGICIYGTGDLKWLLNAKSLFANKFELRTYPPTVECLELNIRERALNQSEIPVEPSWYL